The DNA region CTACGGTATTACGCGCAATCCATGGAACCCTGATTTAACTCCGGGTGGCAGCAGTGGCGGCTGTGCGGCCGCAGTGGCTGCCGGCGTGGTTCGCGTTTCCATTGGCAGTGATGCGGCCGGCTCCGTGCGCATACCGGCCGCTTTCACGGGCACGATTGGTCTCAAGCCCACTTTCGGACGGATACCCGTGGTGCCGTTCGCCAGCCATTTCTCGGGTCTGGCCCATTTCGGCCCTATCGGCGCCAGCGCCCGGGACATTGCAGAGGTAATGGAAACCGTAGCCGGCGCACACCCCGGCGACTGGTCGTCGTCGATGGGCAATGCGCAATGTATCAACCCGTCGGCGACCGACGTTTCCGCGCTTCGGATCGGCGTGTTGCAGTCCGCCGACCTGGGTCCAATGGACGCAGCCGTACAGCGAGGCTTGCAAGAGTTTCTGGACGGCGTGAACCGTGGCGGCTTGGCTTGCCAACCGATCCGGTTGGACGTGCAGGGTGCTTCCGAGGCCGGCGCCATGCTTTACCGGTTGGGTTGTGCACGGTCCTTAAGCAACATAGACAGCGCGCAATACGACCGCATGGATCCGGGATTGCTCGAGTATCTCCAATACGCGGGTGAATTGTCCTTGGAAGATTACCTGGGGGCATTGGCAATCCGCGATGCTTTTGCCAGCAAGCTTGCCGAGGTCTTCACGCAGGTCGATGTCCTGGTGCTGCCTACTGTGCCCGTCTTGCCATTTCGGGCCGGGATCAATGTGCCGCCCGGATGGCCCGGCAATGATTGGCTGTCCTGGAATCCGTTTACGCCTGCGTTCAATCTTGCGCAAAATCCGGTACTTAGCTATCCGGTGTGGCCGTCGGAGTGCGAACTTCCCATTGGTGTCCAGTTGGTTGCCCCGGCGCTCGAAGAAGGGCGCCTGCTTGCTCTGTCTTCATGGCTGGAAGAGCGCATGCCGCTCCAGAGGGGCGTGGCGGCGTCGTACCGGCCGGCCGTCTAGCGTCTAGTCCGTCAATACCTCGGCCTGCGTGTTCCAGTCGCTCTGGCGCGAAAAGCGCTGCAGTTCCCGGTCGACGTCTATGCCGAAGGGTGCCAGCGTCGTCGCGAGGGCGGCAGCGTTTCGGGCCAGCGTCTCGTCGTCGGGGAGCGGCCCGCGGCTGGCAATAATCACGCGGTTGCCGTCGCGCAAATTGAAGAAGTCGCCAAACACGGCCGCGTAGGTGGCCGATTCCTTGTCGTACATGTCGCTAAGCGTGAAGGTGTTGGCGACCAGCACGCCATCGGGCGCAAGCAGCGCGCGGACATGCTGCAAAAACTCTACGGTAAGCAGGTGGGCCGGAATGTAGTCGACATCGAAAGCGTCCAGCATCACCATGTCGTATTGTTGTCCCGCCCGGTGTGCCCGTTCCACAAACGCGCGACCATCTTCCACGAACAGGCGCTGTCTTGGGCCTTGCTTGTAGCCGAAGTAGCGTTCGGCCACGCGAACGACGGCTGGGTCGATTTCTACGCTGTCAATGGCGGCATCGGGCAATATCTTGTGGAAGGCCGTGGGAATGGTTGCGCCGCCCAAGCCAATAATCAATACCTTCTTCGGTGCCGGATTCAGGAACAGCGCGCTGGTCATCATGCGGGTGTACTCGAACACCATACGGTCCGGATCATCAAGGTCCAGACAGGTTTGACGCCCGTTGTCGATGATCTGGC from Pollutimonas thiosulfatoxidans includes:
- a CDS encoding amidase family protein; this encodes MPHRSAYSTLREAYARKACTPVEVTRSALAHAQVVNKQTNAFALLDEPRALEAAQASASRWDAGEPLSLIDGMPITVKEFASVTGWPTRRGSVLTDPAPAVQNSVFVSRLRAAGAVLLGKTRAPEFNWKGVTDSPGYGITRNPWNPDLTPGGSSGGCAAAVAAGVVRVSIGSDAAGSVRIPAAFTGTIGLKPTFGRIPVVPFASHFSGLAHFGPIGASARDIAEVMETVAGAHPGDWSSSMGNAQCINPSATDVSALRIGVLQSADLGPMDAAVQRGLQEFLDGVNRGGLACQPIRLDVQGASEAGAMLYRLGCARSLSNIDSAQYDRMDPGLLEYLQYAGELSLEDYLGALAIRDAFASKLAEVFTQVDVLVLPTVPVLPFRAGINVPPGWPGNDWLSWNPFTPAFNLAQNPVLSYPVWPSECELPIGVQLVAPALEEGRLLALSSWLEERMPLQRGVAASYRPAV
- a CDS encoding spermidine synthase encodes the protein MAERNRKSRGPRLSILLSITLAACAAVLTTYALLDATPPRLVHTEPSEFAPVLVIEENGQRCLNFSQIIDNGRQTCLDLDDPDRMVFEYTRMMTSALFLNPAPKKVLIIGLGGATIPTAFHKILPDAAIDSVEIDPAVVRVAERYFGYKQGPRQRLFVEDGRAFVERAHRAGQQYDMVMLDAFDVDYIPAHLLTVEFLQHVRALLAPDGVLVANTFTLSDMYDKESATYAAVFGDFFNLRDGNRVIIASRGPLPDDETLARNAAALATTLAPFGIDVDRELQRFSRQSDWNTQAEVLTD